Proteins encoded within one genomic window of Chloroflexaceae bacterium:
- a CDS encoding exodeoxyribonuclease III encodes MPPIRITSWNVNGIRSVARKGLLEWLARCSADIVAFQEIKAAPKQLPAPLREPRGYHAYWLPAERPGYSGVATLTRVEPEEVRAGLGDPAFDSEGRVLVTRFPAFTLYNVYVPSGTSGPERVAHKLAFTERLSAVLGAELATGTPLVVVGDLNTAHEAIDLARPRENQRTSGFLPEERAALSALLARGLVDSFRHLHPDTVAYSWWTLRAGARQRNIGWRIDYALVSTSLAPRLLAAEIHTEVEGSDHCPVSVVLDV; translated from the coding sequence ATGCCCCCGATCCGCATCACCTCCTGGAATGTGAACGGCATCCGGTCAGTTGCGCGCAAGGGTCTGCTGGAATGGCTGGCGCGCTGCTCCGCTGACATCGTGGCCTTCCAGGAGATCAAGGCTGCACCGAAGCAACTTCCAGCGCCGCTGCGCGAGCCACGGGGCTATCATGCCTACTGGCTGCCCGCTGAACGTCCGGGCTATAGCGGTGTCGCCACCCTTACTCGCGTCGAGCCTGAGGAGGTGCGCGCCGGGTTAGGCGATCCGGCCTTCGATAGCGAGGGCCGGGTACTGGTCACGCGCTTTCCGGCCTTCACTCTCTACAATGTCTATGTGCCCAGCGGCACCAGCGGCCCGGAACGGGTGGCCCATAAACTCGCCTTCACCGAACGCCTGAGCGCGGTTCTAGGGGCCGAACTCGCCACCGGTACGCCCCTGGTTGTCGTTGGCGACCTCAATACCGCCCACGAAGCGATTGACCTGGCCCGCCCGCGCGAAAATCAGCGCACCTCGGGCTTCCTGCCCGAGGAACGGGCCGCCCTGAGCGCCCTGCTGGCGCGCGGGCTGGTGGATAGCTTTCGCCACCTGCATCCCGATACCGTTGCTTACTCGTGGTGGACGCTGCGGGCCGGAGCCCGCCAGCGCAACATCGGCTGGCGCATTGACTACGCCCTGGTCTCAACCAGTCTGGCGCCGCGGCTGCTCGCCGCAGAGATCCACACCGAGGTTGAAGGGTCGGACCACTGTCCGGTCAGTGTGGTGCTGGATGTGTGA